Proteins co-encoded in one Metabacillus sp. KUDC1714 genomic window:
- a CDS encoding LysM peptidoglycan-binding domain-containing protein, with translation MDISRYELKRDLNNYYTLIIYLDPLLTEFSTELGETRLKKDDLNKHIRSLIKERFPHVPIKAAKVMAGSLIITTLYLTGSATSAGAEANSSTQLTQGNQFDVYTVQSGDSLSLIAKRFNVSTASIKSLNHLASDSIFIGQKLNLPFFTYTVVSGDSLSVIAKRFNTSTAAIGTFNQLTSNTINIGQKLKIPTSTNPIEETPVDHPTVEDNNGTYTVVSGDSLSLIAKKYSTTVDTIRTLNLLTTDIIYVGQILKVPQNQQPDTTEEAPPTVKDPEIELTPETPKTDALTTYTVVSGDSLSLIAKKFSTTVAAIQSQNNLSTTVIYIGQMLTIPKTAVENETPTEPIKEITTTYTVIAGDSLSVIAKRLNTTVDAIKSTNSLTTDIIFIGQTLKIPTAQTVPVKPADNLAPSIPVLTTANQITSSNHARLNISGATETNANVKVSISDGKNEPNNFEVKADANGKFQQVVDVSMLQDGNITITASATDAAGNQSSGSKLIVKKDTVSTAPTISSTTINKSSSGTYPILGTADPGSIVTIVISDGENLEITTQSVTNERGEFRAIVDLTRLNDGEIFITANAKDSLENESQASKITVIKDSSINQPTMELPPSINSDSVGTVAIRGKSEENASVMIKATDGVSEVEASVTSTKEGDYKANLDLTSLNDGKITITATAIDRFGNKSEKNTGIIAKDTFASEPMIDNKKHVTNVNAHEYTIFGVAERDATVKITVTDENNSKINTSVTANDNGEFQANVDLRSLSDGQLTITAQGIDLSGNHSGTLVNKLLKDTDIPLVPIFNNNFFINNENQSSYLLTGSAEGNAQINVIISNNDGQSIQVSGTADETGSYRIPIDLTTFNDGDVTFKITQNDFAGNISPSISKTLIKDTTAPTNLEVDQLNTIFSGNANSYKVAGSAEPNITLEITLSDEKTNVIKSLTTNQDGSFEIPFDVSTLMDGNITVSFLTRDAAGNSGTPEPITIKKDTTAPTKAILTVPPFVNSQNMKQYDITGSSVEEGSLIKMVVTDGTTAITKSTKVINGSFNTQLDLSSLKNGPISFEITQIDLAGNTGIVQATSLEKDTTVENPIISKNGFKYENLQSIYTMIGLAEPNATIEITIFDANGNELLTKSSSADSKGYYSTFMHLDLDVLNTSGEITASVSQTDLAGNTSELTSVGLYTYKVAASDSLVSIAKRYNTTVEALMSLNQLTSEAIQTNQQLRLPISASEVINLGYMYFGNTNEYINMINQTANSVNIVSPSYFDINSDGSLKLTYQVDPHFISMMHQQGKRVVPFLSNHWDRTIGRAMLENKEQAAQQIADAIEHYNLDGVNVDIENVTEIDRENYTEFVRLLREKIPVSKEVSVAVAANPNGWSSGWHGSYDYTELAKYADYLMIMSYDESYTGGEAGSVASYSWVEKSIQYALDQGVTSDKIVVGVAHFGRYWIEGVSYGGFGISNSKVEEMIQKYNGSVTFDEISKTPKATITINEGDPITFVSGSSLSPDTYTIWYENEESIRHKLSLVNQYNLRGVGNWSIGQENPEVWNSYTTSLPTIVPVTSPEFTNVDKDEGKDYKLYTVVSGDSLWSIANKNNTTVTILRDINNLNTDTVLIGQTLKIPSGENNITVTEPETSTMSYTVVSGDSLSVIAKRYNTTVTSIKEQNNLISDSIYVGQVLNISTTTTSTENVTPPKDPEITTYTVVSGDSLSVIANRFNTTVTLIKETNNLTTDTIYVGQTLKITH, from the coding sequence ATGGACATTAGTAGGTATGAATTAAAACGTGATTTGAATAATTATTACACACTTATCATTTATCTTGATCCTCTGTTGACTGAATTTTCAACAGAATTAGGAGAAACTCGACTAAAGAAAGATGATCTCAATAAGCATATTCGATCTCTAATCAAAGAGAGATTTCCGCATGTTCCTATTAAAGCTGCGAAGGTAATGGCTGGATCTTTAATCATTACAACTTTATATCTAACAGGATCAGCAACAAGTGCAGGTGCAGAAGCAAATAGTTCCACCCAGCTTACACAAGGAAATCAATTTGATGTGTACACCGTACAATCCGGTGATAGCTTATCTCTTATAGCAAAACGATTTAATGTGTCAACGGCCTCTATTAAATCGTTAAATCATTTAGCATCAGACTCTATTTTTATTGGACAAAAGTTAAATCTTCCTTTCTTCACTTATACTGTTGTTTCAGGTGATAGCCTTTCTGTTATCGCCAAACGTTTTAATACGTCAACTGCGGCAATAGGAACATTTAATCAACTTACAAGTAATACAATTAATATTGGTCAAAAGCTAAAAATACCTACATCCACTAATCCTATTGAAGAAACACCTGTTGACCATCCAACAGTTGAAGATAATAATGGGACGTACACAGTTGTTTCTGGTGATTCATTGTCATTAATTGCAAAAAAATACAGTACAACAGTCGATACCATTCGGACTTTAAACCTTTTAACGACTGATATTATATATGTTGGCCAAATATTAAAAGTTCCGCAAAATCAACAGCCTGATACAACAGAAGAAGCACCACCAACAGTTAAAGATCCAGAAATAGAACTAACTCCTGAGACACCAAAAACAGATGCTCTAACTACATATACGGTTGTTTCAGGGGATTCATTATCATTAATAGCGAAAAAGTTTTCTACGACTGTCGCTGCAATTCAGTCTCAAAACAACTTATCAACAACCGTTATTTATATCGGACAAATGTTAACCATTCCAAAAACAGCTGTAGAAAACGAGACCCCAACAGAACCAATTAAAGAAATAACAACAACTTATACCGTTATCGCAGGGGATTCTTTATCTGTTATCGCAAAACGTTTAAACACAACCGTAGACGCTATTAAGTCAACCAATAGTCTAACAACAGACATTATCTTTATTGGTCAAACACTCAAAATACCTACAGCTCAGACAGTTCCTGTGAAACCTGCAGATAATTTGGCTCCTTCTATTCCTGTTTTAACTACAGCCAATCAGATTACTAGTTCAAACCATGCACGGTTGAATATATCAGGAGCAACAGAAACTAATGCAAATGTAAAAGTTTCCATTTCAGACGGAAAGAATGAACCAAATAACTTCGAGGTAAAAGCTGATGCTAACGGGAAATTCCAACAGGTTGTTGATGTATCGATGTTACAGGATGGAAATATTACCATTACAGCTTCGGCAACAGATGCTGCAGGAAATCAAAGTTCAGGATCAAAGTTAATTGTTAAAAAAGATACTGTTTCAACAGCTCCTACCATCTCGAGTACAACGATTAATAAGTCATCATCTGGTACTTACCCTATTCTAGGTACAGCAGATCCAGGCTCTATCGTAACAATCGTCATATCAGATGGAGAAAATTTAGAGATTACTACTCAAAGCGTAACAAATGAACGCGGAGAATTCCGAGCCATTGTTGATTTAACTCGTTTAAATGATGGTGAAATATTCATTACAGCCAATGCAAAAGATTCTTTGGAAAATGAAAGTCAAGCATCGAAAATCACTGTAATAAAGGATTCTTCTATTAATCAACCAACAATGGAACTGCCTCCTTCGATAAATAGTGATTCTGTTGGGACAGTTGCAATTAGAGGAAAAAGTGAAGAAAACGCTTCCGTTATGATAAAAGCTACAGATGGAGTATCTGAGGTTGAAGCTAGTGTGACAAGCACTAAAGAAGGTGACTATAAAGCAAATTTGGATTTAACTTCACTTAATGATGGGAAAATTACAATTACTGCTACCGCTATCGACCGCTTTGGTAACAAAAGCGAGAAAAATACAGGAATAATTGCTAAGGATACATTTGCATCTGAACCTATGATCGATAATAAAAAACACGTTACAAATGTAAATGCACACGAATACACAATTTTTGGTGTTGCTGAGCGTGACGCTACAGTCAAAATTACTGTAACAGATGAAAATAATTCTAAAATTAATACTAGTGTAACAGCTAATGACAATGGTGAATTTCAAGCAAATGTTGATTTACGTTCTCTTAGTGACGGTCAACTAACAATAACTGCTCAAGGAATAGATTTGTCTGGTAATCATAGTGGTACCCTAGTTAATAAGCTGTTAAAAGATACTGATATTCCCTTAGTCCCTATATTTAATAATAATTTTTTTATTAATAATGAAAATCAAAGCTCTTACCTCCTTACAGGATCTGCTGAAGGAAATGCCCAAATAAATGTAATCATCTCTAATAACGATGGGCAGTCGATTCAAGTAAGCGGAACTGCTGATGAGACTGGTAGCTACAGAATTCCAATTGACCTCACCACTTTTAATGATGGAGATGTAACATTCAAAATAACGCAAAATGATTTTGCAGGGAACATTAGTCCTTCCATCTCAAAAACATTAATAAAGGATACAACCGCTCCAACAAATCTAGAGGTTGATCAACTTAATACTATTTTTAGTGGTAATGCTAACTCCTATAAAGTTGCTGGCTCGGCAGAACCAAACATTACGCTTGAAATTACTCTTTCAGATGAGAAAACAAATGTAATAAAGTCTTTGACAACTAACCAAGATGGTTCTTTTGAAATACCATTTGATGTTAGTACATTAATGGATGGAAATATCACTGTTTCATTTTTGACAAGGGATGCAGCTGGAAATAGCGGAACTCCAGAGCCCATCACCATTAAGAAGGATACAACTGCACCTACTAAAGCGATTTTAACAGTTCCACCCTTTGTGAATTCACAAAATATGAAGCAATATGACATAACTGGCTCTAGTGTTGAAGAAGGTTCACTAATCAAAATGGTTGTAACAGATGGAACGACTGCGATAACAAAATCAACGAAAGTTATTAATGGTAGTTTTAACACACAACTCGATTTATCAAGTTTAAAAAATGGTCCAATCTCTTTTGAAATCACTCAAATAGATCTTGCTGGAAACACAGGTATTGTTCAAGCCACATCGCTTGAAAAGGATACGACAGTAGAAAATCCAATTATTTCAAAAAATGGTTTCAAATATGAAAACCTTCAATCTATTTATACAATGATTGGGTTAGCGGAGCCAAATGCGACAATTGAAATTACCATTTTTGATGCTAATGGGAATGAGCTATTAACAAAGTCATCCTCTGCTGATTCTAAGGGTTATTATTCAACATTTATGCACCTAGATCTAGATGTGCTGAACACATCTGGTGAGATAACTGCTTCAGTCTCTCAAACAGATTTAGCTGGAAACACGAGTGAACTAACATCTGTAGGCCTTTACACTTATAAGGTTGCAGCTAGCGATTCGTTAGTTTCGATTGCTAAACGTTATAACACAACTGTTGAGGCCTTAATGTCTCTTAACCAATTAACAAGCGAAGCGATTCAAACTAATCAACAATTACGCTTGCCTATTTCAGCAAGTGAAGTGATTAACCTTGGATATATGTATTTTGGAAATACAAATGAATACATTAACATGATAAATCAAACAGCAAATTCAGTAAATATCGTGTCTCCAAGTTACTTTGATATAAATTCAGATGGATCATTAAAGCTCACCTATCAAGTAGACCCTCATTTTATTAGTATGATGCACCAGCAAGGTAAACGAGTTGTTCCATTTTTAAGTAACCATTGGGATCGTACTATTGGTCGTGCAATGCTAGAAAATAAAGAGCAAGCTGCACAGCAAATTGCTGATGCGATTGAGCACTACAATTTAGATGGTGTAAATGTTGACATTGAGAATGTAACAGAGATAGATCGTGAAAATTATACAGAATTTGTTCGGTTGTTGAGGGAAAAAATTCCAGTTTCTAAAGAAGTATCTGTTGCTGTTGCTGCGAATCCTAATGGATGGTCCTCGGGCTGGCATGGTTCCTATGATTATACGGAATTAGCCAAATATGCTGACTATTTAATGATTATGAGTTACGACGAAAGCTATACTGGCGGGGAGGCAGGTTCTGTAGCTAGTTACTCATGGGTAGAAAAATCTATTCAATATGCACTTGATCAAGGTGTGACAAGTGATAAGATTGTCGTTGGTGTTGCACATTTTGGACGTTATTGGATTGAAGGAGTTTCATACGGAGGATTTGGCATTTCGAATTCTAAGGTTGAGGAAATGATCCAAAAATATAATGGGTCGGTAACGTTTGATGAAATAAGTAAAACGCCAAAAGCAACGATTACTATTAACGAAGGTGACCCTATTACATTTGTGAGTGGTAGCTCACTTTCTCCTGATACGTATACAATTTGGTATGAAAACGAAGAATCTATTCGACATAAACTTTCATTAGTAAATCAGTATAACCTACGTGGAGTTGGTAACTGGAGTATAGGACAAGAAAATCCCGAGGTATGGAATAGTTACACAACCTCACTACCTACTATTGTGCCTGTCACCTCTCCTGAATTTACAAATGTTGATAAAGACGAAGGAAAAGACTACAAACTTTACACTGTAGTTTCAGGTGATAGTTTATGGTCAATTGCGAACAAAAATAATACGACAGTAACTATCCTTAGAGACATAAACAATTTAAATACAGATACTGTACTGATAGGACAAACTTTAAAAATACCTTCTGGTGAAAATAATATAACAGTAACTGAACCAGAGACCTCAACTATGTCTTATACCGTTGTTTCTGGTGATTCACTATCGGTTATTGCTAAGCGTTATAACACTACTGTTACGTCAATTAAAGAACAAAACAACTTAATATCGGATTCTATTTATGTAGGGCAGGTTTTAAATATAAGCACTACCACTACCTCTACAGAGAATGTGACTCCACCAAAGGATCCAGAGATAACAACCTATACAGTAGTCTCTGGTGATTCATTATCAGTTATTGCTAATCGATTTAACACAACTGTTACGCTGATAAAAGAAACAAATAATTTAACAACTGACACCATCTATGTAGGGCAAACTTTAAAAATAACTCATTAG
- a CDS encoding NAD(P)-dependent alcohol dehydrogenase, whose translation MTTKSTVKIAKKIEVPTVMKAAVMNKPFDIEIQEISVPQVHDDEVLVKVMAVGVCGSDIHYYEHGKIGRYVVEKPIILGHECAGIVAKVGENVTKVKVGDRVAIEPGITCGRCEYCKEGRYNLCPDVQFLATPPVNGAFVQYIKHREDFLFPIPDELSFEEAALVEPFSVGIHAAKRSNLKPGSTVAIMGMGPVGLTAIAAVKAFGAANIIVTDLENNRLEAAKKLGATHVINVLEQDPNEEILKITNGKGVDVAFETAGNPKALQSALKAVKRGGKMAIVGLPPQDEIGLNVPLIADNELDIFGIFRYSNTYPQGIEFLQGQNIELKSLITDRFMLEETKEAMERARLNKKASLKVMVYPNGMIKE comes from the coding sequence ATGACGACTAAATCAACTGTAAAAATAGCTAAAAAAATAGAAGTGCCCACTGTAATGAAAGCTGCAGTTATGAATAAACCTTTTGATATCGAAATCCAAGAAATCTCTGTTCCACAGGTTCATGATGATGAGGTGTTAGTGAAAGTCATGGCTGTAGGAGTTTGTGGCTCAGATATTCATTATTACGAACACGGCAAAATTGGCCGTTATGTCGTTGAAAAACCAATTATTTTAGGGCATGAATGTGCAGGTATTGTTGCTAAGGTTGGTGAAAATGTTACGAAAGTAAAAGTTGGAGATCGTGTTGCCATTGAACCAGGTATTACGTGTGGTCGTTGTGAATACTGTAAAGAGGGAAGATATAATCTTTGTCCAGACGTTCAGTTTTTAGCAACACCACCTGTTAATGGTGCATTTGTGCAATACATAAAGCATCGTGAAGATTTTTTATTTCCTATTCCTGATGAACTATCATTTGAGGAGGCAGCACTTGTTGAACCTTTTTCTGTTGGAATTCATGCAGCAAAGCGTTCAAATCTCAAACCAGGCTCAACGGTCGCAATTATGGGAATGGGGCCGGTAGGATTAACTGCAATTGCAGCAGTCAAAGCGTTTGGTGCTGCAAATATAATTGTAACAGATTTGGAAAATAATCGCTTAGAAGCAGCTAAAAAACTTGGAGCAACCCACGTGATTAATGTATTAGAACAAGATCCAAATGAAGAAATACTGAAGATAACTAATGGTAAAGGTGTCGATGTTGCATTTGAAACAGCTGGAAATCCAAAAGCGTTACAATCTGCGTTGAAGGCTGTCAAACGTGGGGGGAAAATGGCAATCGTTGGTCTACCTCCTCAAGATGAAATAGGTCTAAATGTTCCACTAATAGCAGATAATGAATTAGATATTTTCGGGATATTCCGATACTCAAATACATATCCTCAAGGAATTGAATTTTTGCAAGGTCAAAATATTGAATTAAAAAGCTTAATTACCGATCGCTTTATGTTAGAAGAAACGAAAGAAGCGATGGAACGTGCAAGACTTAATAAAAAAGCGAGTTTAAAGGTTATGGTCTATCCGAATGGAATGATTAAAGAATAA
- a CDS encoding AraC family transcriptional regulator encodes MNNFSLYQDELVAGHYHPKVNAYYFKQWQSHQMPFHSHKEVEIMYVIDGKCTVETEDKRISMKKGDFILLDANVPHRLTVEKGNPCRMLNIEFSFVQKEGRFPAFKELVAENESLTQLLALSYSYIVLKDPNEIYHTLKNLVLEMDKKGSENEMMVQILLAQLLIQIARMVVEENEKDCEFNQVNIYVKKAIEFLHQNYDCDIQIKDVGFAVNLHPGYLHRIFKNQMDCTIMEYLTSHRMEKAKMLLADTDIPIIDISHYVGINSRQYFSLLFKKYTNKTPLEFRKLALKNIVKYSS; translated from the coding sequence ATGAACAATTTCAGTCTTTATCAAGATGAATTGGTAGCAGGTCATTACCACCCAAAGGTAAATGCCTATTATTTTAAACAATGGCAAAGCCATCAAATGCCTTTTCATTCACACAAGGAAGTAGAAATAATGTATGTAATCGATGGGAAATGTACGGTGGAGACAGAAGATAAAAGGATTTCAATGAAAAAGGGAGATTTTATTTTATTAGATGCAAATGTACCCCATCGATTAACAGTAGAGAAAGGCAATCCATGCAGAATGCTAAATATTGAGTTTTCCTTCGTGCAAAAAGAGGGGAGATTTCCGGCGTTTAAAGAGTTAGTAGCGGAAAATGAAAGCCTGACGCAATTATTAGCATTAAGTTACTCATATATTGTGTTAAAGGACCCAAATGAAATCTATCATACTCTTAAAAATCTGGTATTAGAAATGGATAAAAAAGGCTCTGAAAACGAAATGATGGTTCAGATCCTTTTGGCTCAGTTACTAATTCAAATAGCTAGAATGGTTGTTGAAGAAAATGAGAAAGATTGTGAGTTCAATCAGGTGAATATCTATGTGAAAAAGGCAATTGAATTCCTACATCAAAACTACGACTGTGATATACAAATAAAAGATGTTGGTTTTGCCGTAAATTTACATCCTGGATATCTTCACCGTATATTTAAAAATCAAATGGACTGTACCATTATGGAATATTTGACTTCTCACCGAATGGAAAAGGCAAAAATGCTCTTAGCTGATACAGATATACCAATAATCGATATCTCTCATTATGTCGGTATTAATAGCAGACAATACTTTAGTCTTCTTTTTAAAAAGTATACAAATAAAACACCACTCGAGTTTAGAAAATTAGCTCTTAAAAACATCGTGAAATATAGTAGTTAA
- the melA gene encoding alpha-glucosidase/alpha-galactosidase has product MSFKIAFIGAGSIGFTRGLLRDLLAIPEFNQIEVSFTDINSQNLDMVTQLCQRDIDDNGLDIKIFSTTNRREALRDARYIFSVVRIGGLEAFQTDVDIPLKYGIDQCVGDTLCAGGIMYGQRGIAEMMEICKDIREVAEKNCLLLNYANPMAMLTWACNTYGGVRTIGLCHGVQGGHRQIANALGLKKEEVDIICAGINHQTWYISVKHNGEDMTGEILEAFENHPEFSKTEKVRIDMLRRFGFYSTESNGHLSEYVPWYRKRAEEINDWIDLGTWINGETGGYLRVCTEGRNWFETDFPNWLKEPAMEYKQENRGEEHGSYIIEALETGRVYRGHFNVVNNGVISNLPDDAIIEAPGYVDRNGISMPHVGDLPLGCAAVCNVSISVQRLAVEAAINGDDFLLRQAMMMDPLVGAVCNPKEIWQMTDEMLVAQERWLPQYSDAIAEAKKRLASGNLLPTKNYEGAARLKVKTVEEMAQNRDEATKNAGESDKAKERPSVVK; this is encoded by the coding sequence ATGTCATTTAAAATTGCATTTATTGGTGCAGGAAGCATTGGTTTTACAAGAGGGTTATTAAGAGATCTATTAGCTATTCCGGAATTTAATCAAATAGAAGTATCCTTTACAGATATTAATTCACAAAATCTTGATATGGTCACTCAGCTTTGTCAGCGTGATATTGACGATAATGGTTTAGATATAAAGATATTTTCAACAACAAATCGTAGAGAAGCATTAAGAGATGCCAGATACATCTTTTCTGTGGTGAGAATTGGCGGGCTTGAGGCATTTCAAACCGATGTAGATATCCCGTTGAAATATGGAATTGATCAATGTGTTGGTGATACGCTTTGTGCTGGAGGGATCATGTACGGTCAACGCGGTATTGCTGAAATGATGGAAATTTGTAAAGATATCCGTGAAGTAGCTGAAAAAAATTGTTTATTGCTTAACTATGCAAACCCAATGGCTATGTTAACGTGGGCTTGTAATACTTATGGTGGTGTTCGAACAATTGGTCTATGTCATGGAGTACAAGGTGGTCATAGACAAATTGCAAATGCACTTGGATTGAAAAAGGAAGAAGTAGACATCATTTGTGCAGGTATCAATCATCAAACATGGTATATAAGTGTGAAGCACAATGGTGAGGATATGACAGGGGAAATATTAGAGGCATTCGAGAATCATCCAGAGTTTAGTAAGACAGAAAAGGTCCGAATCGATATGCTGAGACGTTTTGGTTTCTATTCAACAGAATCAAACGGCCATTTAAGTGAATATGTTCCATGGTATCGTAAGCGTGCAGAAGAAATCAATGATTGGATTGATTTAGGTACATGGATTAATGGAGAAACTGGCGGTTATTTACGTGTATGTACAGAGGGAAGAAATTGGTTTGAAACAGACTTTCCAAATTGGTTAAAAGAACCAGCAATGGAATATAAACAAGAAAACCGCGGAGAAGAGCATGGTTCATATATTATTGAAGCTCTTGAAACAGGCCGTGTTTACAGAGGTCACTTCAACGTAGTAAACAATGGCGTTATTTCAAATCTACCAGACGATGCTATCATAGAAGCACCTGGATATGTTGATCGTAATGGGATAAGTATGCCACATGTTGGAGATCTCCCATTGGGCTGCGCCGCTGTTTGTAATGTGAGTATTTCAGTACAAAGATTAGCAGTTGAAGCTGCAATTAATGGCGATGATTTCCTACTTCGTCAAGCAATGATGATGGACCCGTTAGTTGGAGCAGTATGTAATCCAAAAGAGATTTGGCAAATGACTGACGAAATGCTAGTTGCACAAGAGCGATGGCTGCCACAATATTCAGATGCAATAGCTGAAGCGAAGAAACGGTTAGCTTCCGGAAATCTTTTACCAACAAAAAATTATGAAGGTGCAGCTCGTTTAAAAGTGAAAACAGTTGAAGAAATGGCTCAAAATCGGGACGAAGCAACTAAAAATGCTGGGGAATCGGATAAAGCGAAGGAACGTCCCTCTGTTGTGAAATAA
- a CDS encoding glycoside hydrolase family 43 protein: MRKITNPILRGFNPDPSFLRVEDDYYIATSTFEWFPGVQIHHSKDLVNWRLLTHALTRKSQVNMEGNINSGGVWAPCLTYSEGTFYLIYTDVKSRKGAYKDTHNYLVTAQDIMGPWSEPIYLNSSGFDPSLFHDDDGKKWLVNMLWDGRKGKNSFAGIVIQEYSIEEKKLIGPVKNIFKGTDLKLTEGPHLYKRNGYYYLMTAEGGTEYKHAVTMARSKSLFGPFEVDPINPILTSANHPELALQKAGHGSLVQTHTDEWYLAHLCGRPLKDNYCNLGRETAIQRCYWTEDGWLRIFGGGNTPSLHVEAPKIDPHPFDPISIKDDFQSDSLQLDWSTLRIPTDPSWISLTERKGFLRLKGMESLSSTHKQSLVARRQQSFNCEVEAAIEFNPENFQQMAGLVVYYDTNDYVYLRISNDEEIGKCLNIIQTKNGQYDELLEKDIPLQEGKTCKLKAVIERENLQFYYTYSQNDDKWNKIGSVIDICHLSDEYGDYIRFTGTFIGLCVQDLSGSKKHADFEYFIYKEFLEEESEIGTNSDQVFRFS, encoded by the coding sequence ATGAGAAAGATAACAAATCCAATTTTACGTGGTTTTAACCCGGATCCTTCGTTTTTAAGAGTGGAGGATGATTATTATATTGCAACATCTACTTTTGAGTGGTTTCCTGGAGTACAAATTCACCATTCAAAGGATCTAGTAAACTGGAGATTATTAACACATGCTTTAACACGTAAATCACAGGTGAATATGGAAGGTAATATTAATTCTGGAGGAGTTTGGGCACCTTGTTTGACCTATTCAGAGGGCACCTTTTATTTGATTTATACTGATGTAAAAAGTAGAAAAGGAGCATATAAGGATACTCATAATTATTTGGTGACAGCTCAAGATATTATGGGGCCGTGGTCTGAACCCATTTATCTAAATAGCAGTGGATTCGATCCTTCACTGTTTCATGATGACGATGGCAAGAAGTGGTTAGTAAACATGCTTTGGGATGGTCGAAAAGGGAAAAACTCGTTTGCTGGTATTGTAATTCAAGAATACTCGATAGAAGAAAAAAAACTAATTGGACCAGTGAAAAATATCTTTAAGGGAACAGACCTTAAGCTAACGGAAGGGCCACATCTTTATAAACGAAATGGTTATTACTATTTGATGACAGCAGAAGGTGGTACAGAATATAAACATGCCGTTACAATGGCTAGGTCTAAATCGCTTTTTGGACCTTTTGAAGTTGATCCTATAAATCCAATTCTAACATCTGCTAACCATCCAGAACTAGCCTTACAGAAAGCGGGACATGGTAGTCTTGTGCAAACACACACTGATGAGTGGTATCTAGCACATCTTTGTGGACGACCTTTAAAGGATAACTATTGTAATTTAGGAAGAGAGACAGCGATCCAACGCTGTTATTGGACTGAAGATGGTTGGCTGAGAATCTTTGGTGGTGGAAATACACCGTCCTTACATGTTGAGGCACCTAAAATTGATCCCCATCCATTTGATCCAATTTCGATAAAAGATGATTTTCAATCCGACTCTTTACAGCTTGATTGGAGTACATTACGGATTCCAACAGATCCTTCATGGATATCTTTAACAGAACGAAAAGGTTTTTTAAGATTGAAAGGAATGGAATCGCTATCATCCACACATAAACAAAGTTTAGTAGCAAGAAGGCAACAAAGTTTTAATTGTGAAGTTGAAGCAGCAATTGAATTCAATCCAGAAAATTTTCAACAAATGGCAGGGCTAGTTGTTTATTACGACACAAATGATTATGTATATTTACGGATTTCCAATGATGAGGAGATAGGTAAGTGTTTGAACATCATCCAAACAAAGAATGGGCAATATGATGAATTGTTAGAAAAAGATATCCCTCTTCAGGAAGGAAAAACTTGTAAGTTAAAAGCTGTTATCGAAAGGGAGAACTTGCAATTTTATTATACCTATTCGCAAAATGATGATAAATGGAACAAGATTGGTTCAGTAATCGATATTTGTCATTTATCAGATGAATACGGTGATTACATACGCTTTACAGGAACATTTATCGGTCTGTGTGTTCAAGATTTAAGCGGTTCAAAAAAGCATGCTGATTTTGAATACTTTATTTATAAAGAGTTCCTTGAAGAGGAAAGTGAAATTGGAACTAATTCAGATCAGGTTTTTAGATTTTCTTAA